Proteins co-encoded in one Ictalurus furcatus strain D&B chromosome 9, Billie_1.0, whole genome shotgun sequence genomic window:
- the si:dkey-87k14.1 gene encoding leucine-rich repeat transmembrane protein FLRT2, translated as MEIQVRIWNKDVMIFIRPWIPILLGLHMQFSWATTCPDECRCDRTFVYCNERSLTSVPLGIGEGYKTLYLHNNQINNAGFPAELHSVASVETVYLYGNQLDEFPINLPKNTRVLHLQENNIQTVSRAALAQLLRLEELYLDDNSISTVGVEEGAFREAISLKILFLTKNHLSSVPIGLPEELKELRLDENRIALISDDAFENVTGLERLLLDGNLMTDEGLAPGAFQGLVNLKTLSMARNSLMFPPPNLPTQCLVKLNLQDNLMNEIPLTAFRGLHRLERLDISNNQLQSLTQGVFDGLLSLRQLTVRNNLWLCDCNIKWVILWLKSLPATLNVRGFMCQKPESVRGMVIRELNLELIQCPISTAIVPRSTRQPTPSSSPTAESATETGFSTPNYVHTPSSAPAPPALPTEHGDKELRTDVPEDPVQEQESLRVSFIVLNSTCVQVNWISTFTVTAYKVTWVKMGHSLIGDPVQETMVEGEQQRIHLTSLDPKSIYRICVDPLDAFNNYHAGEDTICSEVMTKPASYDLDEKAEQASQRDLGSSLLLAGLIGGAVLVVLVLLLSIFCWHMHKKGRSSSSKWKYNRGRRKDDYCEAGTKKDNSILEMTETSFQIVSLNNQQLLKGDYRIQPIYTPNGGLGYRDCHVDNNSTSYSKNSVPVSNPCHT; from the coding sequence ATGGAGATACAGGTACGAATATGGAATAAAGATGTAATGATCTTTATTAGACCATGGATACCGATCCTACTAGGCCTTCACATGCAGTTCTCCTGGGCCACGACGTGCCCAGATGAGTGCCGCTGTGACAGGACCTTTGTGTACTGCAACGAAAGGAGCCTAACATCAGTGCCTCTGGGGATAGGTGAGGGTTACAAAACCCTCTACCTCCACAACAACCAAATCAACAATGCTGGATTTCCAGCAGAGCTGCACAGCGTTGCTTCGGTAGAGACGGTGTATCTCTACGGCAACCAGTTGGACGAGTTTCCAATCAACCTCCCTAAAAACACGCGGGTGCTCCATCTGCAGGAGAACAACATTCAGACAGTGTCGCGTGCGGCGCTTGCCCAGCTCCTGCGCCTTGAGGAGCTCTACCTGGATGACAACTCTATCTCCACAGTGGGTGTGGAGGAAGGGGCATTCAGGGAAGCCATCAGCCTCAAAATCCTCTTCCTAACCAAGAACCATCTGAGCAGCGTGCCCATCGGACTCCCTGAAGAGCTCAAGGAGCTGCGTTTGGATGAAAACCGGATAGCTCTCATCAGCGACGATGCCTTCGAGAATGTAACAGGGCTTGAGCGCCTCCTTCTGGACGGCAATCTCATGACAGATGAAGGCCTGGCCCCAGGAGCGTTCCAGGGTTTGGTTAACCTTAAAACCTTGTCCATGGCACGCAATTCTCTGATGTTCCCTCCTCCTAACCTGCCCACCCAGTGTTTGGTCAAGCTCAACTTGCAGGATAATCTGATGAATGAGATCCCTTTGACGGCCTTCCGTGGCCTGCACCGCCTCGAGAGACTGGATATTTCCAACAACCAGCTGCAGTCTCTCACACAGGGGGTCTTTGATGGCCTCCTTAGCCTGAGACAGCTCACTGTTCGAAACAATCTTTGGCTCTGTGACTGCAACATTAAATGGGTCATATTGTGGCTGAAGTCTTTGCCGGCCACGCTTAACGTCCGTGGCTTCATGTGCCAGAAGCCTGAGAGTGTGCGTGGTATGGTAATCAGAGAACTAAACTTGGAGCTGATCCAGTGCCCCATCAGTACGGCCATAGTGCCGCGATCAACACGACAGCCCACACCCTCCTCTTCGCCTACTGCTGAGTCAGCCACTGAAACAGGCTTCTCAACCCCAAACTACGTCCATACTCCCAGCTCTGCACCCGCACCACCCGCCCTGCCGACCGAGCATGGCGATAAAGAACTGAGGACAGATGTCCCTGAGGATCCTGTGCAGGAACAGGAATCGCTTCGTGTTTCCTTCATCGTCTTAAACAGCACGTGCGTCCAGGTGAACTGGATATCTACCTTCACTGTCACGGCGTACAAGGTGACCTGGGTCAAGATGGGTCACAGTTTGATCGGCGACCCTGTGCAGGAGACTATGGTTGAAGGTGAGCAACAGAGAATACACCTGACCAGCCTGGATCCCAAATCCATCTACCGAATTTGCGTGGATCCTCTGGACGCTTTCAACAATTATCACGCAGGAGAAGACACGATTTGCTCGGAGGTGATGACCAAGCCGGCCTCCTACGACTTGGACGAGAAGGCCGAGCAGGCAAGCCAACGGGACCTCGGCTCGTCTCTGCTGCTGGCCGGCCTGATCGGAGGGGCCGTGCTTGTCGTCCTGGTGCTGCTGCTTAGCATATTCTGCTGGCACATGCACAAGAAGGGACGGTCGTCCTCATCCAAATGGAAATATAACCGAGGGAGGAGGAAAGACGATTACTGTGAGGCAGGCACAAAAAAGGATAACTCCATCCTGGAGATGACAGAGACTAGCTTTCAGATAGTTTCTTTGAACAACCAACAGCTCCTTAAAGGGGACTACCGAATTCAGCCCATTTACACTCCTAATGGAGGCCTTGGCTACAGAGACTGCCATGTGGACAACAACAGTACAAGCTACAGCAAGAATAGCGTTCCAGTCTCTAACCCTTGCCATACATGA